From a region of the Corallococcus coralloides DSM 2259 genome:
- a CDS encoding NTP transferase domain-containing protein yields MKAIILAAGLGTRMGPLAANRPKCLVELAGAPLLDHQLAVYAHFGVDVTVMAGAYPELTGAGRNVRVVVNPAYTTGNMVSTLRFSLPVVSRTEPVLVSYGDIVFSHEVLARMLAATRDVEVAIDTQWRRLWELRMEDPTTDCESLRLDGERIVDIGSRVRSVEEVQGQYIGLLRFGPGVLHTLLERFDQRVARDPRYWNISMTAFLQDLISEGVAVHAVRIASGWLEADNAEDLRRYTEAHASGALAGFWSPTAAVR; encoded by the coding sequence GTGAAAGCCATCATCCTTGCAGCGGGCCTGGGCACCCGCATGGGGCCGCTCGCGGCGAACCGGCCGAAGTGCCTGGTGGAGCTGGCGGGAGCCCCGCTGCTCGACCATCAGCTGGCGGTCTACGCGCACTTCGGCGTGGACGTCACGGTGATGGCCGGCGCGTATCCCGAGCTGACCGGAGCGGGGCGTAACGTGCGCGTCGTGGTGAACCCGGCCTACACCACCGGCAACATGGTCTCCACGCTGCGCTTCAGCCTGCCGGTGGTGTCCCGCACGGAGCCGGTCCTCGTCTCCTATGGGGACATCGTCTTCTCGCACGAGGTGTTGGCGCGGATGCTCGCCGCGACCCGGGACGTCGAAGTCGCCATCGACACGCAGTGGCGCCGGCTCTGGGAGCTGCGGATGGAGGACCCCACGACGGACTGCGAGTCCTTGCGCCTGGACGGCGAGCGCATCGTGGACATCGGCTCGCGGGTGCGTTCGGTGGAGGAGGTGCAGGGGCAGTACATCGGCCTGCTGCGGTTCGGGCCCGGCGTCCTGCACACGCTCCTGGAGCGCTTCGACCAGCGCGTGGCGAGGGACCCACGCTACTGGAACATCTCCATGACGGCCTTCCTCCAGGACCTCATCTCCGAGGGCGTGGCGGTCCACGCCGTGCGCATCGCGTCCGGCTGGCTGGAGGCGGACAACGCGGAGGACCTGCGCCGCTACACCGAGGCCCACGCCTCGGGAGCACTGGCGGGCTTCTGGTCCCCCACCGCGGCCGTGCGATGA
- a CDS encoding glycosyltransferase family 2 protein, with protein MPSGEALEGLPRVSCVMVTARRAEDVRRALRYYQEQDYPNRELVIVYEQDSDLPVPLPAIPDLHLCRVDPGTSIGDKRNAGTHLARGELVAQWDDDDWYSRDRLSRQVAPLLRGEADICALRDCLSLEVETWTFWECSPRLHARMFAEDVVGGTLVFRRELWGDDVRYPPMSLREDAGFLVAAMRRRGARLARLSARDVFVYVRHGRNTWRFSPGQFLDASGWRVVPAPASFPADFQPERPGRAPPGGPGPRPLVSCIMPTRNRRRFLPRALRYFRWQTYPDLELLILDDGSDPVGDLVPRDERIHYRHLKAPASIGAKRNLACEQAKGELIVHLDDDDWYAPGWVAAQVEALTRAGADACGLDRVYFLDTARARAFRFEHPRGGRPWVHGGTLCYTRALWERGPFPDTSQGEDVRFLWSPLRKEVVAHGHLDQYVALIHPDNVSPKHASGAWWHPCDVAEVERLRVKGAARAR; from the coding sequence ATGCCTTCAGGTGAAGCACTCGAGGGCCTCCCCCGGGTCAGCTGTGTGATGGTGACGGCGCGGCGCGCGGAGGACGTCCGGCGCGCGCTGCGCTACTACCAGGAGCAGGACTACCCGAACCGGGAGCTCGTCATCGTCTACGAGCAGGACTCGGACCTGCCGGTGCCGCTGCCCGCGATTCCCGACCTCCACCTGTGCCGCGTGGATCCTGGGACGAGCATCGGGGACAAACGCAACGCCGGCACGCACCTGGCCCGGGGCGAGCTGGTGGCGCAGTGGGACGACGACGACTGGTACTCGCGAGACCGGCTGTCGCGTCAGGTCGCGCCCCTGCTCAGGGGCGAGGCGGACATCTGCGCGCTGCGCGACTGCCTCTCCCTGGAGGTGGAGACGTGGACCTTCTGGGAGTGCAGCCCGCGGCTGCACGCGCGCATGTTCGCGGAGGACGTGGTGGGAGGAACGCTCGTGTTCCGCCGCGAGCTGTGGGGCGATGACGTGCGGTACCCGCCGATGAGCCTGCGCGAGGACGCGGGCTTCCTGGTGGCCGCCATGCGGCGCCGCGGCGCCCGGCTCGCCCGGCTCAGCGCACGGGATGTCTTCGTCTACGTGCGCCATGGCCGCAACACCTGGCGCTTCAGCCCGGGCCAGTTCCTTGATGCCTCGGGCTGGCGGGTGGTGCCCGCGCCCGCGAGCTTCCCCGCGGACTTCCAGCCTGAGCGTCCGGGACGCGCGCCGCCGGGAGGGCCCGGGCCCCGGCCGCTCGTCTCGTGCATCATGCCCACGCGGAACCGGAGGCGGTTCCTCCCCCGGGCGCTGCGCTACTTCCGCTGGCAGACGTACCCGGACCTGGAGCTGCTCATCCTGGATGATGGGAGCGATCCGGTGGGCGACCTGGTGCCTCGGGACGAGCGCATCCACTACCGCCACCTGAAGGCACCGGCCTCCATTGGCGCCAAGCGCAACCTGGCCTGTGAGCAGGCGAAGGGCGAGCTCATCGTCCATCTGGACGACGATGACTGGTACGCCCCGGGGTGGGTGGCGGCCCAGGTGGAGGCGCTCACGCGGGCAGGAGCGGATGCGTGCGGGCTGGACCGGGTGTACTTCCTGGACACGGCACGCGCGCGGGCCTTCCGCTTCGAGCACCCGCGCGGGGGCAGGCCCTGGGTGCATGGCGGCACGCTGTGCTACACGCGCGCGCTCTGGGAGCGCGGCCCCTTCCCGGACACGAGCCAGGGAGAGGACGTGCGCTTCCTCTGGAGTCCCCTCCGCAAGGAGGTGGTCGCCCACGGCCACCTGGACCAGTACGTGGCCCTCATCCACCCGGACAACGTCAGCCCCAAACACGCCTCCGGCGCCTGGTGGCACCCGTGTGACGTGGCGGAGGTGGAGCGGCTGCGGGTGAAGGGGGCGGCGCGGGCGCGGTAG
- a CDS encoding gamma-glutamyl-gamma-aminobutyrate hydrolase family protein (Members of this family of hydrolases with an active site Cys residue belong to MEROPS family C26.) yields MSERRVALITQRSDRVPGRPEVRDALEDSWASGLWEAGWVPFPVVNVAAAAVAQFEALRPGLVILSGGNDAPGTGPDSVPARDETESVLLSLAARTRTPVLGVCRGAQMLARFAGMRLVPVEGHVRVRHALTGPLAQAWRGPGEVASFHHWGVAEDSMPEGWDVLARSEDGAVEAFANRERRSLGVLWHPEREPHHLSSVLESMEAYEP; encoded by the coding sequence ATGAGTGAGCGCCGCGTGGCCCTCATCACCCAGCGCAGCGACCGTGTCCCGGGGCGTCCGGAAGTGCGGGATGCGCTCGAGGACTCCTGGGCCTCGGGCCTGTGGGAGGCCGGCTGGGTGCCGTTCCCGGTGGTGAACGTGGCCGCCGCGGCCGTGGCCCAGTTCGAAGCCCTCCGTCCTGGGCTCGTCATCCTGAGCGGAGGCAACGACGCTCCGGGAACGGGACCGGACTCCGTTCCCGCGCGCGACGAGACGGAGTCCGTCCTCCTGTCGCTCGCCGCCCGGACGCGGACGCCGGTGCTGGGCGTGTGCCGTGGCGCGCAGATGCTCGCGCGCTTCGCGGGCATGCGGCTCGTGCCTGTCGAAGGCCACGTGCGCGTGCGCCACGCGCTGACGGGTCCACTCGCCCAGGCGTGGCGGGGCCCCGGTGAAGTCGCGAGCTTCCACCACTGGGGCGTGGCGGAGGACTCCATGCCCGAGGGATGGGACGTCCTGGCGCGCTCGGAGGACGGCGCGGTGGAGGCCTTCGCGAACAGGGAGCGGCGCTCGCTGGGCGTCCTCTGGCACCCCGAGCGTGAGCCCCATCACCTTTCCTCGGTCCTCGAATCCATGGAGGCGTACGAACCGTGA
- a CDS encoding PEP-utilizing enzyme, whose protein sequence is MHASMQAWAERVLETLAQTYDGVPLTLVFKGTVLPRPRALRVLLQAAPAVIATWRGECRFIVGRTQAVRAALEGWDLDEVADRLAQAGDVARFELEDDEVSSEPQAPVGRLVLGDKARTLDILSELHGPWRISRPHIVQGEDWEQDRDAVLQRVRERFGSERIVVRSSCSAEDAWTASNAGRFLSVLDLDAGDAVAVGGAISDVFESYGPGAREEKVFLQSYVHPVSESGVLMARHPETLASYWVVASDVSSGRTDQITSGALEKPSSAYVEHGVPRGLLPDSLRRVVTVGRELVKLVGVEALDIEFALAGGDFHLLQVRPIAKGSSLPEGGEVRRAMLLADACTAHQALLRPKAPVVGDGPVYSTMTDWNPAEMIGRRPLPLARTLYGRLITDRTWAEQRAAYGYRDLRGTPLLHDFAGHAYVDVRASLNSFIPAVTPARVAEVLVTQQLARLAGAPELHDKVEFEIADTCASLGLRERLRRLYASSLDAGELDALATALRDITLHGLRDLPTQVEQVQRLRAEPFAPGFEGGLGPILARLRMLGTLPFAHLARTAFVVTALLKSFVREGVMDFSEQREVLQRIRTVAGQLQADAHRVRRGELGLEALVAEFGHLRPGTYDIRMPHYGADPERYFGPLISGAEEPFSHEAPLSRSLHERLGAGLRSAGLSMTSEVFLSHLGAGIAGREYGKHVFTKTLSGVLEHLAAWGEPLGLSRDDLAHLSLEQVETALSLPPLEARSWCRDAVEEAREQAAAVNLIELPDILTRTSHLLFHVSSGEQPLFVTKACVRAPVLVADGLPDPERVRGNIVLLERADPGYDGLLALGVAGIVTAYGGANSHMAVRCTELQLPAAIGVGREQFRRLSGGRVMTLDCGGRRLVHE, encoded by the coding sequence GTGCACGCGTCCATGCAGGCCTGGGCCGAGCGCGTCCTGGAGACGCTCGCCCAGACGTACGACGGCGTGCCGCTGACTCTTGTATTCAAGGGAACGGTGCTCCCGCGTCCACGCGCGCTCCGCGTGCTGCTCCAGGCGGCCCCCGCCGTCATCGCGACCTGGCGGGGAGAGTGCCGCTTCATCGTCGGAAGGACCCAGGCGGTGCGTGCGGCGCTGGAGGGCTGGGACCTGGACGAGGTCGCGGACCGGCTTGCCCAGGCCGGAGACGTGGCCCGGTTCGAGCTGGAAGACGACGAGGTCTCCAGCGAGCCCCAGGCCCCCGTGGGCCGGCTCGTGCTGGGGGACAAGGCGCGCACGCTCGACATCCTGTCGGAGCTGCACGGGCCGTGGCGCATCTCCCGGCCGCACATCGTGCAGGGTGAGGACTGGGAACAGGACCGGGACGCCGTGCTCCAACGGGTGCGCGAGCGCTTCGGGAGCGAGCGCATCGTGGTGCGCTCCTCCTGCTCCGCGGAGGATGCGTGGACCGCATCGAACGCGGGCCGCTTCCTCTCCGTGCTCGACCTGGACGCGGGCGATGCCGTGGCCGTGGGCGGCGCCATTTCGGACGTGTTCGAGTCGTACGGCCCGGGAGCCAGGGAGGAGAAGGTCTTCCTCCAGTCCTACGTCCACCCCGTGAGCGAAAGCGGCGTGCTGATGGCGCGGCACCCGGAGACGCTGGCCTCGTACTGGGTGGTGGCGTCGGACGTCTCCAGCGGGCGCACGGATCAGATCACGTCCGGCGCCCTGGAGAAGCCTTCGTCCGCCTACGTGGAGCACGGCGTGCCCCGGGGCCTGTTGCCGGACTCGCTCCGGCGCGTCGTCACCGTGGGGCGTGAGCTGGTGAAGCTCGTGGGCGTGGAGGCGCTGGACATCGAGTTCGCGCTGGCGGGCGGTGACTTCCACCTCCTCCAGGTGCGTCCCATCGCCAAGGGCTCGTCGCTGCCAGAGGGAGGCGAGGTCCGCCGGGCGATGCTGCTGGCGGATGCCTGCACGGCGCACCAGGCGCTGCTGCGGCCCAAGGCCCCTGTCGTCGGAGACGGGCCCGTCTACAGCACGATGACGGACTGGAACCCGGCGGAGATGATTGGCCGGCGCCCGCTCCCGCTCGCGAGGACGCTCTACGGCAGGCTCATCACGGACCGGACCTGGGCGGAGCAGCGCGCGGCCTACGGGTACCGCGACCTGCGCGGCACTCCCCTGCTGCACGACTTCGCGGGGCACGCCTACGTGGACGTGCGCGCCTCGCTCAACTCCTTCATCCCGGCCGTCACCCCGGCGCGCGTGGCGGAGGTCCTGGTCACCCAGCAGCTGGCCCGGCTGGCCGGCGCCCCCGAGCTGCATGACAAGGTGGAGTTCGAGATCGCGGACACATGCGCGAGCCTCGGTCTGCGCGAGCGGCTTCGGAGGCTCTATGCGTCCTCGCTGGATGCAGGGGAGCTGGACGCCCTGGCCACCGCGCTGCGGGACATCACGCTCCACGGGCTTCGCGACCTGCCCACGCAGGTGGAGCAGGTGCAGCGGCTGCGGGCGGAGCCGTTCGCGCCGGGCTTCGAGGGCGGGCTCGGCCCCATCCTCGCGCGCCTGCGCATGCTGGGCACCCTGCCCTTCGCGCACCTGGCACGGACGGCGTTCGTGGTGACCGCGCTGCTCAAGAGCTTCGTGCGAGAGGGCGTGATGGACTTCAGCGAGCAGCGCGAAGTGCTCCAGCGCATCCGGACGGTGGCGGGGCAACTGCAAGCGGACGCGCACCGCGTGCGGCGGGGTGAGTTGGGCCTGGAGGCGCTCGTCGCGGAGTTCGGACACCTGCGCCCGGGGACCTATGACATCCGGATGCCCCACTATGGCGCGGACCCGGAGCGCTACTTCGGCCCGCTCATCTCCGGAGCGGAGGAACCGTTCAGCCACGAGGCTCCCCTGTCCCGAAGCCTCCACGAGCGCCTGGGCGCGGGCCTGCGGAGCGCCGGCCTGTCGATGACCAGCGAGGTGTTTCTCTCGCACCTGGGCGCGGGCATCGCGGGGCGCGAGTACGGCAAGCACGTGTTCACGAAGACGCTGAGTGGCGTGCTCGAACACCTCGCGGCGTGGGGCGAGCCGCTGGGGCTGAGCCGGGATGACCTGGCGCACCTGTCGTTGGAGCAGGTGGAGACCGCCCTGTCGCTTCCGCCGCTCGAAGCCCGGTCGTGGTGCCGCGACGCCGTGGAGGAGGCCCGCGAGCAGGCCGCCGCCGTCAACCTCATCGAGCTGCCGGACATCCTGACGCGCACGTCGCACCTGCTCTTCCACGTGAGCAGTGGAGAGCAGCCCCTGTTCGTCACCAAGGCCTGCGTGCGCGCGCCGGTGCTGGTCGCGGACGGGCTGCCAGACCCGGAGCGCGTGCGCGGCAACATCGTGCTGCTGGAGCGCGCCGACCCCGGCTACGACGGGCTGCTCGCGCTGGGCGTCGCCGGCATCGTCACGGCGTATGGAGGCGCGAACTCGCACATGGCGGTGCGCTGCACCGAGCTGCAGCTGCCCGCCGCCATCGGCGTGGGACGGGAGCAGTTCCGGCGGCTGTCGGGTGGGCGGGTGATGACGCTGGACTGCGGGGGGCGCAGGCTCGTCCATGAGTGA
- a CDS encoding RNA polymerase sigma factor — MPGLRTETAEGDGVLASRPHGRSRVRNPGSARGAASPGPLCRTGARSEYGACFSTHARPTSQRTACSERPVGPVPRLSSHPACLPPRPQPLERVWRECRPQLFASCIHIMGGNLEEAEEAFGRASLMAAEKYTRHAKHIRNPRHWLTRLFINTALSLLRERRRQQWQAQGGATGAEDVARPGAETPEDTLARHRLARTLSQGIAALPVRLRASVELRLVEETPYPDIARQLHISEQNARKRVQDGRELLRHALERYHADAQEA, encoded by the coding sequence ATGCCAGGGCTTCGAACAGAGACGGCTGAGGGTGACGGAGTCCTGGCCTCGCGTCCACACGGACGCAGCCGCGTCAGGAACCCAGGCAGCGCGCGTGGGGCCGCATCCCCCGGGCCCTTGTGCCGCACCGGTGCGCGGAGTGAGTACGGGGCTTGCTTCAGCACCCACGCGCGTCCGACTTCCCAGCGGACCGCCTGCTCGGAGCGACCCGTGGGCCCCGTCCCTCGTCTGTCTTCTCACCCCGCCTGTCTTCCTCCCCGCCCACAGCCCCTTGAGCGCGTGTGGCGCGAATGCAGGCCGCAGCTCTTCGCCTCCTGCATCCACATCATGGGAGGCAACCTGGAGGAAGCGGAGGAGGCCTTCGGCCGGGCCTCGCTGATGGCCGCGGAGAAATACACGCGGCACGCGAAGCACATCCGCAACCCACGTCACTGGCTGACGCGGCTCTTCATCAACACCGCCCTCAGCCTGCTGCGCGAGCGCCGACGCCAGCAGTGGCAGGCCCAGGGGGGCGCAACAGGCGCGGAGGACGTCGCGAGGCCCGGCGCGGAGACACCCGAGGACACCCTCGCCCGGCACAGGCTGGCGCGGACCCTGTCGCAAGGCATCGCCGCGCTCCCGGTCCGGCTGCGCGCATCGGTGGAGCTGCGCCTGGTGGAGGAAACCCCCTATCCGGACATCGCCCGGCAGCTCCACATCTCCGAACAGAACGCGCGCAAGCGGGTGCAGGACGGACGGGAGCTGCTGCGCCACGCGCTGGAGCGGTACCACGCGGACGCGCAGGAGGCGTAG